The Panicum virgatum strain AP13 chromosome 5K, P.virgatum_v5, whole genome shotgun sequence genome has a window encoding:
- the LOC120710205 gene encoding uncharacterized protein LOC120710205: MTKRETLSDPATPATSSPPDRESWRDFSALPRDVLMGIFSRLPHADILRGAGLVCASWRRLAVAEPELWRDIDLSSSDDDKIVRRPTAMERAAVDRSAGQCQSFRGPADGDFLAYLAARSPDLRSIHVTSWMYMPHSGFVEGVIKKLPLLERLVVSRGYFDASGEVMRAFLDHCPRLELLDAGGCYNSYAIGYRLRERCHRTIRNLRLPQADLSSCGCCMEYAQKHADQLDD; encoded by the exons ATGACGAAACGGGAAACCCTATCTGATCCGGCCACGCCGGCGACGTCTTCGCCGCCGGATAGGGAGAGTTGGAGGGACTTCTCGGCGCTGCCCCGCGACGTCCTGATGGGCATCTTCAGCCGGCTCCCTCACGCCGACATCCTCCGTGGCGCGGGGCTCGTGTGCGCGTCGTGGCGGCGTCTGGCCGTCGCCGAGCCCGAGCTGTGGAGGGACATTGACCTCTCGTcgtccgacgacgacaagaTCGTCCGACGTCCGACTGCGATGGAGCGCGCTGCCGTGGACCGAAGCGCCGGCCAGTGCCAATCCTTCCGCGGCCCCGCGGACGGCGACTTCCTCGCCTACCTCGCCGCCAG GTCGCCCGACCTGAGGAGCATCCATGTCACGTCGTGGATGTACATGCCCCATAGCGGATTCGTCGAGGGAGTGATCAAGAAGCTCCCGCTGCTGGAGCGGCTCGTCGTGTCGCGCGGCTACTTCGACGCGTCGGGCGAGGTGATGCGCGCGTTCCTCGACCACTGCCCGCGCCTGGAGCTGCTCGACGCCGGCGGCTGCTACAACAGCTACGCCATCGGGTACAGGCTGCGGGAGAGGTGCCACCGCACCATCAGAAACCTGCGGCTGCCACAGGCCGACCTGAGCAGCTGCGGATGCTGCATGGAGTACGCTCAGAAACATGCAGACCAACTGGACGATTGA
- the LOC120708324 gene encoding uncharacterized protein LOC120708324 isoform X2, with protein MLEKELPTCSVFESLVSLAIGEWCLTDDLYIVLRFLQLSPRLEKLTLKHRKLNRAREGAETEPISIAGMTVQCPLPETVVIQCSKDDGEIQRTVDALVATGISLEKIHVTFYEDILKNVAERKRKRQEGKTGRSVLEKKLKKEQDWVDDSHAISDSDNDGEEMEETFDYEYDPDDYF; from the exons ATGCTGGAAAAGGAACTGCCCACATGCTCTGTATTTGAGAGTCTTGTATCTCTTGCAATTGGTGAATGGTGCTTAACTGATGACTTGTATATTGTACTTCGCTTCCTCCAGCTTTCACCGAGACTAGAAAAACTTACTTTAAAGCATAGAAAG CTTAATAGAGCAAGGGAAGGTGCAGAAACAGAACCAATATCAATAGCTGGAATGACCGTCCAGTGCCCACTCCCTGAAACAGTAGTAATACAATGTTCCAAGGATGATGGTGAAATTCAGAGGACGGTGGATGCTTTGGTAGCGACTGGCATCAGCTTGGAGAAGATACATGTCACTTTCTATGAAGACATCCTAAAGAACGTAGCTGAGAGGAAGCGTAAGAGACAGGAAGGGAAGACGGGACGAAGCGTCTTAGAGAAGAAATTGAAGAAGGAACAAGATTGGGTTGACGATAGTCATGCAATAAGTGACAGTGATAACGACGGCGAAGAGATGGAGGAAACCT TTGATTATGAATACGATCCTGATGATTATTTCTAG
- the LOC120708324 gene encoding F-box/FBD/LRR-repeat protein At5g56420-like isoform X1 — MKSGESIRLNYREYEHWKYEKFVRFVNNLLLLRSRVDLHIFQLHFDSHHVVNCNDVRTWIGYAVKNNVKVLDVNVHMYDKTVLPRCIFTCRSLEDLNLKMGKAPYKDYEHEGLVLPDIIRLPSLKKLSLCDVEVDTLSLEQIIARSPGLEDLHLINCAQHLDLVASKVLKRLTVDGFLGRDKGLPIAAPCLIHFKCTGLPLEEISWRERPSLESAHIFASLSRSTCDGQSNFTGIFLNAKTLALFGSGIKVMLEKELPTCSVFESLVSLAIGEWCLTDDLYIVLRFLQLSPRLEKLTLKHRKLNRAREGAETEPISIAGMTVQCPLPETVVIQCSKDDGEIQRTVDALVATGISLEKIHVTFYEDILKNVAERKRKRQEGKTGRSVLEKKLKKEQDWVDDSHAISDSDNDGEEMEETFDYEYDPDDYF; from the exons ATGAAGTCAGGTGAATCGATACGTCTCAACTACAGAGAATATGAACACTGGAAATATGAGAAGTTTGTTCGTTTTGTTAACAACCTGTTGCTCCTTCGTTCTCGAGTAGACTTGCATATTTTCCAGCTGCATTTTGATAGCCACCATGTGGTAAACTGCAATGATGTGAGGACGTGGATTGGCTATGCTGTGAAGAATAATGTTAAAGTGCTAGATGTCAACGTGCATATGTATGATAAGACTGTTTTACCTCGTTGCATTTTCACCTGCCGCTCGCTCGAGGACTTAAATCTGAAGATGGGAAAGGCTCCTTATAAAGATTATGAACATGAAGGACTTGTGCTACCTGACATCATCAGGCTTCCGTCCCTCAAAAAGTTATCTCTCTGTGATGTGGAGGTGGACACATTATCTCTTGAGCAAATTATTGCTCGGAGCCCTGGCCTAGAGGACTTGCATTTGATAAACTGCGCACAGCATCTTGACCTTGTAGCCTCAAAAGTGTTAAAAAGGCTAACTGTTGATGGTTTCCTAGGTCGAGACAAAGGACTCCCAATTGCTGCCCCTTGTCTTATTCACTTCAAGTGCACAGGCTTGCCCCTGGAAGAAATTTCTTGGCGAGAGCGGCCATCTCTAGAGAGTGCACACATATTTGCTTCTCTTTCTAGGAGCACTTGTGATGGTCAATCTAATTTTACTGGGATCTTTCTGAATGCCAAGACTCTTGCATTATTTGGTTCCGGTATAAAG GTTATGCTGGAAAAGGAACTGCCCACATGCTCTGTATTTGAGAGTCTTGTATCTCTTGCAATTGGTGAATGGTGCTTAACTGATGACTTGTATATTGTACTTCGCTTCCTCCAGCTTTCACCGAGACTAGAAAAACTTACTTTAAAGCATAGAAAG CTTAATAGAGCAAGGGAAGGTGCAGAAACAGAACCAATATCAATAGCTGGAATGACCGTCCAGTGCCCACTCCCTGAAACAGTAGTAATACAATGTTCCAAGGATGATGGTGAAATTCAGAGGACGGTGGATGCTTTGGTAGCGACTGGCATCAGCTTGGAGAAGATACATGTCACTTTCTATGAAGACATCCTAAAGAACGTAGCTGAGAGGAAGCGTAAGAGACAGGAAGGGAAGACGGGACGAAGCGTCTTAGAGAAGAAATTGAAGAAGGAACAAGATTGGGTTGACGATAGTCATGCAATAAGTGACAGTGATAACGACGGCGAAGAGATGGAGGAAACCT TTGATTATGAATACGATCCTGATGATTATTTCTAG
- the LOC120708329 gene encoding CDP-diacylglycerol--glycerol-3-phosphate 3-phosphatidyltransferase 1, chloroplastic-like: MAFLKNLNPLIRRSTTPISNPRPLLSLHTFLASSSPTTITPAAAPFAGAAQAHVPVRSGGPLFLSSPPWMLSQSATPLTAAAAALRDKLRRAQALAGGRAQAVADAVRWDRRRISGGEAGAAPSAGIVGGGGERFLNAPNLVSIGRMVSGPVIGWMIVNEWYLPAFATLAVSGASDWLDGFLARKMGINSVFGSYLDPLADKVLIGCVAVAMVQNDLLHPGLAGLVVMRDLLLVGGAFYKRASSLGWKWNSWSEYVNLDAIHREKVEPLFISKVNTVFQLMLVAAALLQPEFGTDETQNYITLLSWLVATTTITSTIGYGVKYYRIKPRSQ; encoded by the exons ATGGCCTTCCTCAAGAACCTAAACCCTCTCATACGCAGGAGCACCACCCCGATCTCGAACCCCAGGCCGCTCCTCTCCCTCCACACCTTCCTCGCCTCGTCCTCCCCCACCACCATCACCCCCGCAGCCGCCCCCTTCGCCGGAGCGGCGCAGGCCCACGTCCCCGTCCGGTCGGGCGGCCCGCTGTTCCTCTCGTCGCCCCCATGGATGCTCTCGCAGTCCGCGACGCCGCTCACGGCCGCGGCTGCCGCCCTCCGCGACAAGCTCCGCAGGGCCCaggccctcgccggcggccgcgcgcagGCCGTCGCGGACGCCGTGCGGTGGGACCGCAGGCGGATCTCCGGGGGTGAGGCGGGGGCCGCGCCGTCGGCGGGGATTGTGGGAGGTGGAGGCGAGAGGTTTCTGAATGCGCCCAATTTGGTGTCGATTGGGCGCATGGTGTCAGGGCCGGTCATTGGATG GATGATTGTGAACGAATGGTATCTTCCTGCCTTTGCCACATTGGCTGTCTCTGGTGCAAGTGATTGG TTGGATGGCTTTTTAGCAAGGAAGATGGGCATCAATTCTGTCTTCGGGTCATATTTGGACCCTCTGGCTGATAAG GTTTTGATTGGCTGTGTTGCTGTAGCTATGGTTCAAAACGATCTCTTACATC CTGGTCTTGCCGGCCTGGTTGTCATGAGAGACTTGCTCCTTGTGGGTGGTGCTTTCTACAAACGGGCTTCTAGTCTGGGATGGAAG TGGAACAGTTGGTCGGAATATGTTAACTTAGATGCGATTCATCGTGAAAAGGTTGAACCTCTGTTCATCAGCAAG GTGAACACAGTATTCCAATTAATGTTGGTTGCAGCTGCACTTCTTCAGCCTGAATTTGGCACAGATGAGACTCAGAATTACATTACACTCCTTAG ttGGCTTGTAGCTACTACAACAATCACTTCCACGATAGGCTATGGGGTGAAATACTACCGGATCAAACCAAGGAGCCAATGA
- the LOC120708327 gene encoding probable serine/threonine-protein kinase PBL23, translated as MGMLSSAAKRCSNGKKLLRSAGACCGAPSDAARGVRGKEEASTSAPAQAPSPPSSPDSKKKRWRKRRFWRKKKKKAKKEGDDMADLVNNVSVNPDVSKNGNAAEETLRGGNQNMPSRALKFKQLSAATEGFSEKNLLGEGGFGRVYKGRLPDTKEVIAVKQLDRDGFQGNREFLVEVLMLSLLHHPNLVRLLGYCTDSNQRILVYEYMPKGSLEDHLLDLPPNWKPLPWHTRMQIAVGAAKGIEYLHEVANPPVIYRDLKASNILLDRDFNAKLSDFGLAKLGPMGDQSHVSTRVMGTYGYCAPEYAMTGKLTKMSDIYSFGVVLLELITGRRAIDVDRPSEEQVLVHWAWPMLRDKKRFMRLADPLLGRRYPVKGLYQALAVASMCLQEEAASRPGISDVVAALSFLADQTYYPSPEGTDAEHKGAGETRPKETRRSPPLAAVVSSEIRAGHEMMQR; from the exons ATGGGAATGCTCTCGTCGGCGGCCAAGAGATGCAGCAACGGCAAGAAGCTCCTCCGCAGCGCGGGCGCGTGCTGCGGCGCGCCGTCCGACGCCGCGCGTGGTGTCCGCGGCAAGGAAGAGGCATCCACGTCCGCGCCGGCGcaggcgccgtcgccgccttccTCGCCGGATAGCAAGAAGAAGAGGTGGAGGAAGCGGAGgttctggaggaagaagaagaagaaggcgaagAAGGAGGGCGACGACATGGCGGATCTCGTGAACAACGTTTCGGTTAACCCGG ACGTTTCCAAGAACGGGAATGCGGCGGAGGAGACCCTACGGGGAGGGAACCAGAACATGCCGAGCCGGGCGCTCAAGTTCAAGCAGCTGAGCGCCGCGACCGAGGGGTTCAGCGAGAAGAACCTGCTCGGAGAAGGCGGCTTCGGGCGGGTGTACAAAGGCCGGCTCCCGGACACCAAGGAGGTCATCGCCGTGAAGCAGCTGGACAGGGACGGGTTCCAGGGCAACCGCGAGTTCCTGGTGGAGGTGCTGATGCTGAGCCTCCTGCACCACCCCAACCTGGTCAGGCTGCTGGGCTACTGCACCGACTCCAACCAGCGGATCCTGGTGTACGAGTACATGCCCAAGGGTTCCCTGGAGGACCATCTCCTGGACCTGCCCCCGAACTGGAAGCCTCTGCCGTGGCACACGCGGATGCAGATCGCGGTGGGCGCGGCCAAGGGCATCGAGTACCTGCACGAGGTGGCCAACCCGCCGGTGATCTACCGCGACCTCAAGGCGTCCAACATCCTCCTGGACAGGGACTTCAACGCCAAGCTCTCCGACTTCGGGCTCGCCAAGCTGGGGCCCATGGGCGACCAGAGCCACGTCAGCACCAGGGTCATGGGCACCTACGGCTACTGCGCCCCCGAGTACGCCATGACCGGCAAGCTCACCAAGATGTCCGACATCTACAGCTTCGGCGTCGTGCTGCTCGAGCTCatcaccggccgccgcgccatcgACGTCGACAGGCCGTCCGAGGAGCAGGTCCTCGTCCACTGG GCGTGGCCTATGTTGAGGGACAAGAAGAGGTTCATGAGGCTGGCTGACCCGTTGCTGGGCAGGAGGTACCCCGTGAAGGGTCTGTACCAggcgctcgccgtcgcgtcCATGTGCTTGCAGGAGGAGGCGGCCAGCCGGCCGGGGATCAGCGACGTGGTCGCGGCGCTCTCGTTTCTCGCCGACCAGACATACTATCCTTCTCCGGAGGGCACGGACGCCGAGCACAAGGGCGCAGGAGAGACTAGACCCAAGGAGACGAGACGCAGCCCTCCTCTCGCAGCCGTGGTTTCGTCTGAGATAAGGGCGGGCCACGAGATGATGCAGAGGTGA
- the LOC120708328 gene encoding pentatricopeptide repeat-containing protein At1g61870, mitochondrial-like: MAAAVRHLLRRRLSTAAASATAPPPTPGSILNPSSPSTPLTSAQKTRLAISLLKSSPPPPPDQILSICRAAALSPEVHIDRVALSLAASKLSSAPDTLRDLASTVLTPRHAPHAIVLFGQAGLLPDAISTFQSSPSTRSLNALIFACIVSGSHTEAARIFQTFPDAHGVKPNTETFNTIIKSFAESGTIRSFYSVFEEMCKQGVKPNATTFTNALAGFYKEERFDDVGKVIELMKKHGCGETLQVYNVRVQSLCKLGRSGEAKALLNEMVKKGTKPSWVTYSHLVYGFCKEGDLEEAKRLYKEMGMKRFVGDCNLYYMFIHFLCKGGDFDTALGVYNEIAPKNLVPCFSTMKMLVNGLAGSSKIDEAKGIIEKMKEKFPDKTDGWKEVEEALPQ, encoded by the coding sequence atggccgccgccgttcgccacctcctgcgccgccgcctctccacgGCCGCCGCTTCCGCCACCGCCCCGCCCCCCACCCCGGGCTCCATCCTCAACCCGTCCTCCCCGAGCACCCCCCTCACCTCGGCGCAGAAGACCCGCCTCGCCATCTCCCTCCTCAagtcctccccgccgccgccccccgacCAGATCCTCTCcatctgccgcgccgccgcgctctccccGGAGGTCCACATCGACCGCGTCGCGCTGTCGCTCGCCGCATCGAAGCTCTCCTCAGCCCCGGACACCCTCCGCGACCTCGCTTCCACCGTCCTCACCCCGCGCCACGCGCCCCATGCCATCGTGCTCTTCGGCCAGGCCGGCCTCCTCCCTGATGCCATTTCCACTTTCCAGTCCTCGCCCTCCACACGCTCCCTCAACGCCCTCATCTTCGCGTGCATCGTCTCCGGGAGCCACACGGAGGCCGCCCGCATCTTCCAGACATTCCCGGACGCCCATGGCGTGAAGCCCAACACCGAGACCTTCAACACCATCATCAAATCCTTCGCCGAGTCCGGTACCATAAGGTCCTTCTATTCGGTGTTCGAGGAGATGTGCAAGCAGGGTGTGAAGCCCAACGCCACAACGTTTACCAATGCTCTCGCTGGTTTCTACAAGGAGGAGCGGTTTGATGACGTTGGGAAGGTGATAGAGCTCATGAAGAAGCATGGGTGTGGCGAGACACTTCAAGTGTACAATGTAAGGGTGCAAAGTCTGTGCAAACTCGGTCGGAGTGGTGAGGCGAAGGCATTATTGAATGAGATGGTGAAGAAGGGTACAAAGCCAAGCTGGGTTACTTACAGCCATTTGGTTTATGGATTCTGTAAGGAGGGGGATTTGGAAGAAGCAAAGCGGCTGTACAAGGAGATGGGAATGAAGCGGTTTGTTGGGGATTGCAACttatattatatgttcattCATTTCCTTTGTAAGGGTGGTGATTTTGATACTGCGCTTGGAGTATACAATGAGATAGCACCTAAGAATTTGGTGCCATGCTTCTCGACCATGAAGATGCTTGTGAATGGGCTTGCTGGGAGCTCAAAGATCGACGAGGCAAAGGGGATCATtgagaagatgaaggagaagTTCCCGGATAAAACTGATGGGTggaaggaggtggaggaggcatTGCCTCAATAG
- the LOC120708330 gene encoding uncharacterized protein LOC120708330 isoform X1: protein MASPNRPGAAGLLLAAAAALLLLLCSTGSSEDGYLGCVGLPWGASSLTAIPFSPTDVLPLLPRGVAMAALRALRGVSDIFPVFVGAATAGGPGPASGGEAKVRWKGACFYENEAWLVFHNESGSKYGGGTLHIKTTKAHSWTCIDLYVFATPYRVTWDYYFLGREHTLDIKEWESEAEYEYVKRNGVSIFLMPSGTIGTLRALWDVFPLFTNTAWGENANLAFLKKHMGATFEERPKPWVSELNPDDIHSGDFLVLSKIRGRWGGFETLEKWVTGSYAGHTAVCLRDSDGKLWVGESGNENEQGEDVIAILPWEEWWEFEVTKDDSNPQIALLPLHPDLRAKFNETAAWKYAKSMNGKPYGYHNLIFSWIDTISGNYPPPLDAHVVASVMTVWTKLQPEYAANMWKEALNKRLGTKDLDLPEIIVESEKRGITFDKLLTVPEKDNWVYKDAQSASCVAFVLMMYKEAGLFDPISSSIEVTEFTIKDAYTLNFFENNSTRLPKWCNKDDSVKLPFCQIKGRYRMELPGYNTMKPYAHMNERCPSLPPDYKRTKGC from the exons ATGGCGAGCCCCAATAGGCCCGGCGCCGCCGGTCTGCTGCTCGCGGCGGCAGCCGCGCTCCTGCTTCTCCTCTGCTCCACGGGCTCATCGGAGGATGGGTACCTCGGGTGCGTGGGCCTGCCGTGGGGCGCGAGTAGTCTCACGGCCATCCCGTTCAGCCCCACCGACGTGCTGCCCCTCCTCCCGCGGGgcgtcgccatggccgcgctCCGGGCGCTCCGCGGCGTGTCGGACATCTTCCCGGTGTTCGTcggcgcggcgacggccggcgggCCGGGCCCGGCGTCCGGCGGAGAGGCGAAGGTGCGGTGGAAGGGGGCCTGCTTCTACGAGAACGAGGCGTGGCTGGTGTTCCACAACGAGAGCGGGTCCAAGTACGGCGGCGGCACGCTCCACATCAAG ACAACGAAAGCACACAGCTGGACTTGCATTGATCTCTACGTATTTGCAACACCTTACCGTGTTACATGGGATTACTACTTTTTGGGGCGAGAGCACACCCTAGATATCAAAGAATGGGAAAGTGAGGCTGAGTACGAATAT GTGAAACGTAATGGGGTGTCCATTTTCCTCATGCCATCTGGAACAATTGGAACGCTTCGAGCACTTTGGGATGTCTTCCCTCTGTTCACAAATACTGCATGGGGTGAAAATGCAAATCTTGCTTTTCTTAAGAAGCATATGGGTGCTACATTTGAGGAACGGCCGAAACCTTGGGTATCAGAGTTAAATCCTGATGACATCCACTCTGGAGATTTCTTGGTTCTATCAAAGATTCGTGGACGCTGGGGTGGTTTTGAAACACTGGAGAAGTGGGTTACTGGTTCTTATGCTGGCCATACCGCAGTTTGCCTTAGGGACTCTGATGGAAAGCTTTGGGTTGGGGAATCTGGTAATGAAAATGAACAG GGAGAAGATGTTATTGCTATCTTGCCCTGGGAGGAATGGTGGGAGTTTGAAGTGACGAAGGATGATTCAAATCCTCAGATTGCACTGCTTCCTTTGCATCCTGATTTACGAGCAAAGTTTAATGAGACAGCCGCTTGGAAATATGCAAAAAGCATGAATGGGAAGCCTTATGGGTATCACAATTTGATATTTAGCTGGATCGATACCATCAGTGGTAACTATCCACCACCATTGGATGCTCATGTG GTTGCTTCTGTTATGACTGTATGGACCAAGCTTCAACCAGAGTATGCTGCTAATATGTGGAAAGAAGCCCTTAACAAGCGCCTTGGAACTAAG GATCTTGATCTTCCTGAAATCATTGTGGAATCAGAGAAACGTGGGATAACATTTGACAAGTTACTAACTGTTCCTGAGAAAGATAATTGGGTATATAAAGATGCTCAGTCAGCATCTTGTGTAGCTTTCGTCCTTATGATGTACAAGGAGGCTGGGCTCTTTGACCCTATTTCAAGCTCTATTGAAGTTACTGAATTCACA ATAAAAGATGCTTACACCCTCAACTTTTTTGAGAACAACTCGACCCGGCTTCCCAAGTGGTGCAACAAGGACGACAGTGTTAAGCTCCCCTTTTGCCAAATCAAGGGCAGGTACCGGATGGAACTGCCTGGATACAACACGATGAAACCATACGCCCACATGAACGAAAGATGTCCATCCCTGCCTCCGGATTACAAAAGGACAAAGGGCTGCTAG
- the LOC120708330 gene encoding uncharacterized protein LOC120708330 isoform X2: MRGSKLKLLALPVLLLLLLLLFAAPPPHALRGLLEAPLRAPVLPGDLLPLLPWPVAQPLLRRLALRAPADLLPAFVGAARAPGDGDAGRTAEWKGACFYENKAWVEFRNGTNGGLGGGIVHVETTKAHSWTCIDLYVFATPYRVTWDYYFLGREHTLDIKEWESEAEYEYVKRNGVSIFLMPSGTIGTLRALWDVFPLFTNTAWGENANLAFLKKHMGATFEERPKPWVSELNPDDIHSGDFLVLSKIRGRWGGFETLEKWVTGSYAGHTAVCLRDSDGKLWVGESGNENEQGEDVIAILPWEEWWEFEVTKDDSNPQIALLPLHPDLRAKFNETAAWKYAKSMNGKPYGYHNLIFSWIDTISGNYPPPLDAHVVASVMTVWTKLQPEYAANMWKEALNKRLGTKDLDLPEIIVESEKRGITFDKLLTVPEKDNWVYKDAQSASCVAFVLMMYKEAGLFDPISSSIEVTEFTIKDAYTLNFFENNSTRLPKWCNKDDSVKLPFCQIKGRYRMELPGYNTMKPYAHMNERCPSLPPDYKRTKGC; encoded by the exons ATGAGAGGGTCCAAGCTCAAGCTCCTCGCTCTCcccgtcctcctgctgctcctcctccttctcttcgccgccccgccgccccacgcccTCCGGGGCCTCCTGGAGGCGCCCCTCCGCGCGCCCGTCCTCCCGGGAGAcctcctcccgctcctgccGTGGCCCGTGGCGCAGCCGCTGCTGCGCCGCCTCGCGCTGCGGGCCCCCGCCGACCTGCTCCCGGCCTTcgtcggcgccgcgcgcgcaccgGGGGACGGGGATGCCGGCCGCACTGCGGAGTGGAAGGGGGCCTGTTTCTACGAGAACAAGGCGTGGGTTGAGTTCCGCAACGGGACCAACGGGGGACTCGGGGGCGGCATAGTTCATGTGGAG ACAACGAAAGCACACAGCTGGACTTGCATTGATCTCTACGTATTTGCAACACCTTACCGTGTTACATGGGATTACTACTTTTTGGGGCGAGAGCACACCCTAGATATCAAAGAATGGGAAAGTGAGGCTGAGTACGAATAT GTGAAACGTAATGGGGTGTCCATTTTCCTCATGCCATCTGGAACAATTGGAACGCTTCGAGCACTTTGGGATGTCTTCCCTCTGTTCACAAATACTGCATGGGGTGAAAATGCAAATCTTGCTTTTCTTAAGAAGCATATGGGTGCTACATTTGAGGAACGGCCGAAACCTTGGGTATCAGAGTTAAATCCTGATGACATCCACTCTGGAGATTTCTTGGTTCTATCAAAGATTCGTGGACGCTGGGGTGGTTTTGAAACACTGGAGAAGTGGGTTACTGGTTCTTATGCTGGCCATACCGCAGTTTGCCTTAGGGACTCTGATGGAAAGCTTTGGGTTGGGGAATCTGGTAATGAAAATGAACAG GGAGAAGATGTTATTGCTATCTTGCCCTGGGAGGAATGGTGGGAGTTTGAAGTGACGAAGGATGATTCAAATCCTCAGATTGCACTGCTTCCTTTGCATCCTGATTTACGAGCAAAGTTTAATGAGACAGCCGCTTGGAAATATGCAAAAAGCATGAATGGGAAGCCTTATGGGTATCACAATTTGATATTTAGCTGGATCGATACCATCAGTGGTAACTATCCACCACCATTGGATGCTCATGTG GTTGCTTCTGTTATGACTGTATGGACCAAGCTTCAACCAGAGTATGCTGCTAATATGTGGAAAGAAGCCCTTAACAAGCGCCTTGGAACTAAG GATCTTGATCTTCCTGAAATCATTGTGGAATCAGAGAAACGTGGGATAACATTTGACAAGTTACTAACTGTTCCTGAGAAAGATAATTGGGTATATAAAGATGCTCAGTCAGCATCTTGTGTAGCTTTCGTCCTTATGATGTACAAGGAGGCTGGGCTCTTTGACCCTATTTCAAGCTCTATTGAAGTTACTGAATTCACA ATAAAAGATGCTTACACCCTCAACTTTTTTGAGAACAACTCGACCCGGCTTCCCAAGTGGTGCAACAAGGACGACAGTGTTAAGCTCCCCTTTTGCCAAATCAAGGGCAGGTACCGGATGGAACTGCCTGGATACAACACGATGAAACCATACGCCCACATGAACGAAAGATGTCCATCCCTGCCTCCGGATTACAAAAGGACAAAGGGCTGCTAG